One genomic segment of Theobroma cacao cultivar B97-61/B2 chromosome 6, Criollo_cocoa_genome_V2, whole genome shotgun sequence includes these proteins:
- the LOC18596741 gene encoding nudix hydrolase 15, mitochondrial has protein sequence MIFSNLKRLPLLSPPFVKLMASSTSLNGGSLSNSSQRLLALAQQLRHYRPPTCSLDDNEEQIMEEAAGKVVSQVGFQESVTPVAKNPEKFRPKRAAVLICLFEGDAGDLRVILTKRSSRLSTHSGEVSLPGGKAEEGDKDDGDTATREAKEEIGLDPSLVNVVTVLEPFLSKHLLRVVPVIGILNDKKAFKPTPNPAEVDAVFDAPLEMFVKDENRSVEEREWMGEKYLLHFFDYEIENKKYLIWGLTAGILIRAASVVYQRPPAFLEQSPKFKFPRVVDNNTVMR, from the exons TGGAGGATCACTTTCGAATTCATCACAGAGACTCTTAGCCTTAGCCCAGCAGCTGCGTCATTACAGGCCTCCAACTTGTTCCTTGGACGACAACGAGGAACAAATCATGGAGGAAGCCGCAGGGAAAGTTGTTTCCCAAGTGGGTTTCCAAGAATCTGTTACCCCAGTTGCCAAAAACCCGGAAAAGTTTAGACCTAAAAGAGCTGCTGTTTTGATCTGTCTCTTTGAAGGGGATGCTGGGGATTTACGTGTCATATTGACCAAGAGGTCTTCAAGACTGTCTACTCATTCGG GGGAAGTTTCATTGCCAGGTGGGAAAGCAGAGGAGGGGGACAAAGATGATGGTGACACAGCTACTAGAGAGGCTAAAGAAGAGATTGGGTTGGATCCTTCACTTGTAAATGTTGTAACTGTTCTTGAACCATTTTTGTCTAAG CATCTCCTTAGAGTAGTTCCTGTTATTGGCATACTTAACGACAAAAAGGCATTCAAGCCTACTCCAAATCCTGCTGAAGTGGATGCTGTGTTCGATGCTCCCCTGGAAATGTTTGTTAAG GATGAAAACCGAAGCGTAGAAGAGAGAGAATGGATGGGAGAGAAGTATCTCCTTCACTTCTTTGACTATGAAATTGAGAATAAGAAGTAtttaatatggggtttaacTGCTGGGATTTTGATAAGAGCTGCTTCAGTGGTCTACCAGCGACCACCAGCTTTCCTGGAACAGAGTCCCAAGTTCAAGTTTCCTAGAGTTGTGGACAATAATACTGTTATGCGTTGA